One genomic segment of Coffea arabica cultivar ET-39 chromosome 6e, Coffea Arabica ET-39 HiFi, whole genome shotgun sequence includes these proteins:
- the LOC113694958 gene encoding cationic peroxidase 1-like: MAASHALLWISKTSGISSLAISFVTFILLVGMTSAQLSANFYASSCPNVLTTIRTAVNSAVSKEARMGASLLRLHFHDCFVNGCDASVLLDDTANFTGEKTAGPNNNSLRGFEVIDSIKSQLETSCPGVVSCADILTVAARDGVAALGGPSWNILLGRRDSTTASLSAANSNIPGPGLNLNALISAFANKGFTATEMVALSGGHTIGQARCLLFRNRIYNEANINASFAAAVKANCPRSGGDNNLSPLDTTSPISFDNAYFRNLQTQKGLLHSDQQLFSGGSTNAQVNTYSSNSATFFTDFANAMVKMDNLSPLTGTNGQIRTNCRKTN; encoded by the exons ATGGCTGCCTCTCACGCTTTACTATGGATATCAAAAACTAGCGGCATTAGTAGTCTTGCAATCAGCTTCGTAAcattcattcttcttgttgGAATGACTTCTGCTCAATTATCTGCGAACTTCTATGCAAGCTCTTGCCCAAACGTGCTCACCACCATCAGAACAGCAGTGAACTCTGCTGTATCAAAAGAGGCTCGGATGGGGGCATCCTTACTCCGTCTTCATTTCCATGATTGTTTCGTAAAT GGATGTGATGCATCGGTGCTGCTGGACGATACAGCAAACTTCACAGGAGAAAAGACGGCTGGCCCCAATAACAACTCTCTACGAGGATTTGAGGTGATAGACAGCATCAAATCCCAACTTGAGACTTCGTGCCCGGGTGTTGTTTCTTGCGCCGATATTTTGACCGTCGCAGCTCGCGACGGTGTTGCTGCG CTGGGCGGCCCAAGTTGGAACATACTACTCGGCAGAAGGGACTCGACCACAGCAAGTTTAAGTGCGGCCAATAGCAATATCCCTGGGCCAGGATTGAACCTTAATGCTCTGATTTCGGCCTTCGCAAACAAAGGGTTCACAGCCACAGAAATGGTGGCTCTATCAG GAGGTCACACAATAGGCCAGGCCAGGTGCCTCTTATTCCGGAACCGTATCTACAATGAAGCCAACATAAACGCCTCTTTCGCCGCCGCCGTGAAAGCGAATTGTCCTCGCAGCGGAGGCGACAACAACCTCTCTCCGCTGGACACAACAAGTCCCATTTCATTTGACAATGCTTATTTCAGGAACTTGCAAACCCAAAAGGGACTACTCCACTCCGATCAACAGCTGTTCAGCGGAGGATCCACAAATGCTCAAGTCAATACTTACAGTTCCAATTCTGCCACCTTTTTCACCGATTTTGCTAATGCCATGGTGAAGATGGATAACCTTAGCCCCCTCACGGGTACAAATGGCCAGATCCGGACCAACTGCAGGAAAACCAACTGA
- the LOC113695477 gene encoding transcription factor SCREAM2-like — protein sequence MSGSSERKKAALHGKLQQLRSVTNSTAVNTASIIVDASRYIKELKERVEKKYQDVAATSQISSGDPNALPAVTVETLEKGFQINVFSEKNCPGLLVSILEAFEELGLEVLDAKVSCSDNFRLEAVSENEGQEDNIDAQVVKQAVLQAIRNWSASSYEQE from the exons atgaGTGGCTCCAGCGAACGAAAGAAAGCAGCCTTACATGGAAAGTTGCAGCAACTTCGTTCTGTAACTAACTCCACCGCG GTGAATACAGCATCCATCATAGTTGATGCTTCGAGGTACATAAAAGAGTTGAAGGAAAGAGTAGAAAAGAAATATCAAGATGTTGCAGCAACTTCACAAATATCATCAGGTGACCCAAACGCATTACCCGCG GTAACCGTGGAAACCCTAGAAAAGGGATTTCAGATTAACGTGTTTTCAGAAAAGAACTGCCCTGGCCTGCTGGTATCCATTCTGGAAGCCTTCGAGGAGCTAGGTCTGGAAGTATTGGATGCTAAGGTTTCTTGCTCGGATAATTTCCGCCTCGAGGCCGTTagtgaa AACGAAGGGCAAGAGGATAACATAGATGCCCAGGTGGTTAAACAGGCAGTGTTACAGGCCATCAGGAACTGGAGCGCAAGTAGTTATGAACAAGAATAA